A DNA window from Ahaetulla prasina isolate Xishuangbanna chromosome 7, ASM2864084v1, whole genome shotgun sequence contains the following coding sequences:
- the ELFN2 gene encoding protein phosphatase 1 regulatory subunit 29 gives MLRLGFWVATLLFIFAPGIVHCDCWLIEGDKGYVWLAICSQNQPPYETIPQHINSTVHDLRLNENKLKVVLYSSLNRFGNLTDLNLTKNEISYIEDGAFMGQTNLQVLQLGYNKLTNLTEGMLRGMGRLQFLFVQHNLIEVVTPNAFMECPSLISIDLSSNRLSRLDGSTFTSLNNLMVCELAGNPFNCDCNLYGFLMWLVAFNNVTKNYDRLQCETPREFAGYPLLMPRPHHSRNAITIFKSMCGDGTFPPISRIRPTQFITDPQRDPDDNAENSGISPGDFLSVEPPASSTTDSSSNPSIKLQHVSINSAVLVVTIPFPFSKMYVLVQYNNSYISDVMTLKKKKESVTLTHLKAHTDYTFCVASIRNSKRYNHTCLSFATRSKGREEPIPSTSTTTHYIMTILGCLFGMVIILGIVYYCLRKRRMQEEKQKSLNVKKTILEMRYGSDIDTSSIVHPSQKLGEPPVIPVSRMSSLPSMIGEKLPSSKSMETGMETPKVTTKGNYIEVRTGGGDGLDRSQRDDDLHELDNGQGSAAEISTIAKEVDKVNQIINNCIDALKLDSASFLGGGGGVDSDMAFECQSIPASSSAGLERPSFLSPPYKESSHHPLQRQLSADAAVTRKTCSVSSSGSIKSAKVFSLDVPDHPPLSKADSKYIEKGSPLNSPLDRLPLVSPGAIHHLEVKPYHCSEHRHSFPALYYEESGDTLSQRVSFLKPLSRSKRDSTYSQLSPRHYFSGYSSSPEYSSESTHKIWERFRPYKKHHREEVYMAAGHALRKKVQFAKDEDLHDILDYWKGVSAQQKL, from the coding sequence ATGCTCCGTCTGGGATTCTGGGTGGCCACCCTGCTCTTTATTTTTGCTCCTGGAATAGTCCACTGTGACTGCTGGCTGATTGAAGGAGACAAAGGCTATGTGTGGCTTGCTATCTGCAGTCAGAATCAACCACCCTATGAAACTATTCCCCAGCATATCAACAGCACTGTGCATGACCTGAGGCTGAATGAGAACAAACTTAAGGTGGTGCTCTACTCCTCTCTGAACCGCTTTGGTAATTTGACAGATCTGAATCTAACAAAAAATGAGATTTCCTACATTGAGGATGGAGCTTTCATGGGCCAGACAAATTTGCAGGTGCTGCAGCTGGGCTACAATAAGCTAACTAATCTGACTGAGGGCATGCTGCGTGGCATGGGCCGGCTCCAGTTTCTCTTCGTGCAGCACAATCTGATTGAGGTGGTTACCCCCAATGCTTTTATGGAATGCCCTAGCCTCATCAGTATTGACCTATCTTCCAATCGTCTCAGCCGGCTAGATGGAAGCACCTTCACCAGCTTGAACAACCTGATGGTATGTGAGCTAGCTGGGAACCCTTTCAACTGTGACTGCAACCTCTATGGCTTCCTCATGTGGTTGGTAGCCTTCAACAATGTCACAAAAAACTATGATCGCCTGCAGTGTGAGACTCCCCGGGAGTTTGCTGGTTATCCGCTTCTGATGCCTCGGCCGCACCACAGCCGCAATGCCATCACAATTTTCAAGTCAATGTGTGGGGATGGAACCTTTCCGCCCATCTCCAGGATCAGACCTACACAGTTCATAACAGATCCTCAAAGGGATCCAGATGACAATGCTGAAAACTCAGGCATTAGCCCAGGGGATTTCCTCTCTGTTGAACCTCCAGCGTCTTCCACCACTGATTCTTCCTCTAATCCCAGCATAAAGCTCCAGCACGTATCCATCAACTCAGCTGTTCTAGTGGTGACCATTCCATTCCCTTTTAGCAAGATGTATGTTCTGGTTCAGTACAATAACAGCTATATATCTGATGTGATGActctaaagaaaaagaaggaatcgGTAACTCTCACCCACTTGAAGGCTCACACAGATTATACATTCTGTGTTGCTTCAATCCGCAACTCCAAACGTTATAACCACACTTGCCTCTCATTTGCCACAAGGAGTAAAGGGAGGGAAGAGCCAATACCCAGTACATCCACCACTACCCACTATATCATGACCATATTAGGTTGCCTTTTTGGGATGGTTATTATTCTTGGCATTGTCTATTATTGCTTGAGGAAGCGTAGGATGcaagaggaaaaacaaaaatctCTCAATGTCAAGAAAACTATTTTGGAGATGCGCTATGGTTCAGATATTGATACCAGTTCAATTGTACATCCATCACAGAAATTGGGAGAACCACCAGTCATTCCTGTCTCACGGATGTCCTCTCTTCCATCCATGATTGGAGAGAAGTTGCCTTCATCCAAATCTATGGAAACTGGCATGGAAACTCCCAAGGTCACCACAAAAGGCAATTACATTGAGGTTAGGACCGGTGGTGGGGATGGGCTGGACAGGTCACAGCGGGATGATGATCTGCATGAACTGGATAATGGCCAAGGTTCAGCAGCTGAAATCTCAACAATTGCCAAGGAAGTAGACAAAGTGAATCAGATAATCAACAATTGCATTGACGCCTTGAAGCTGGACTCGGCTTCCTTCTTGGGAGGAGGGGGTGGTGTTGATTCTGACATGGCGTTTGAATGCCAGTCCATACCAGCCAGTTCTTCCGCTGGGCTGGAGCGACCAAGTTTTCTCTCTCCACCCTATAAAGAGAGTTCCCACCATCCCCTGCAGCGCCAGCTTAGTGCAGATGCTGCTGTGACAAGGAAAACTTGCAGTGTCTCATCCAGTGGCTCCATCAAAAGTGCTAAGGTTTTCAGTCTCGATGTACCTGATCATCCTCCATTGAGCAAAGCAGATTCCAAGTACATCGAGAAAGGAAGTCCACTCAACAGTCCTTTGGATCGTCTTCCCCTCGTGTCCCCAGGTGCCATCCACCACTTAGAAGTGAAACCTTACCACTGCAGTGAACACCGGCATTCCTTTCCAGCCCTCTACTATGAAGAGAGTGGTGACACTTTAAGCCAACGGGTGTCCTTTCTTAAGCCACTCTCCCGTTCCAAGCGGGACTCTACATATTCTCAGCTCTCACCCAGACACTACTTCTCTGGCTATTCCTCCAGCCCAGAGTACTCTTCCGAGAGCACCCATAAGATCTGGGAGCGTTTCCGACCTTACAAGAAGCACCACCGGGAGGAGGTCTATATGGCAGCTGGTCACGCCCtgagaaagaaagtccagtttgccaAGGATGAAGATCTGCATGATATCTTGGATTATTGGAAAGGTGTATCTGCTCAACAAAAGTTGTGA